In Sulfurovum xiamenensis, a genomic segment contains:
- a CDS encoding ATP-binding protein has translation MKSRYEAAKNVFVDSVDIDDYIDLDSSVTAFQQLQHSMNKPLKMILLFGKPGTGKSILLTRVQEKLKHQKEIHYFDTPAINEKEFFYKLFKVLTKKDLPSNTEVNFASLVDFCKKLRGKREIIILLDEAQMYGPEMMEKIRLLSDSRAVKFVVSLHKTDDEDLIAKEHFQSRIWEVIELKNATKEDQTAYIHKKLLKKNLFEIANSIKAKNIKRIHKYTKGNYRECNKLLFTIFEICEYYDKNEPSKVNYAKISDRIIEMAALKLGYIHV, from the coding sequence ATGAAAAGTAGATATGAAGCTGCTAAAAATGTATTCGTTGATTCGGTAGATATTGACGATTACATTGATCTAGATTCTTCAGTAACGGCGTTTCAACAATTGCAGCATAGCATGAATAAACCGCTGAAGATGATCTTACTTTTTGGAAAGCCTGGTACGGGGAAAAGTATTTTACTCACTCGTGTCCAGGAAAAACTAAAACACCAAAAAGAGATACACTATTTTGATACACCTGCAATTAATGAAAAAGAGTTTTTTTATAAACTCTTCAAAGTTTTAACGAAAAAAGATCTACCAAGCAACACTGAAGTCAATTTTGCTTCTTTGGTTGATTTTTGTAAAAAACTTAGAGGCAAAAGAGAGATCATTATACTGCTTGACGAAGCGCAAATGTATGGTCCAGAGATGATGGAGAAAATACGTCTTCTTTCAGATAGTCGTGCTGTCAAATTTGTGGTTTCATTACATAAAACTGATGATGAAGACCTCATTGCAAAAGAACATTTCCAATCTCGTATATGGGAAGTGATCGAACTTAAAAATGCTACAAAAGAGGATCAAACTGCATATATACACAAAAAACTTTTAAAAAAGAATCTTTTTGAAATAGCAAATAGTATTAAAGCAAAGAATATAAAACGTATTCATAAATATACAAAAGGTAATTATAGAGAGTGTAATAAACTGTTATTCACTATTTTTGAAATTTGTGAATATTATGATAAAAATGAACCCTCTAAAGTGAACTATGCAAAGATATCTGACAGAATCATCGAAATGGCAGCACTAAAGTTAGGATATATTCATGTATGA
- the mshL gene encoding pilus (MSHA type) biogenesis protein MshL, whose protein sequence is MKKVQISRIKFLIVFAMLIGFTHNLSAGSCSTKLFSVTIDSKLSIRDVIDNLAETCGLSVIIKDDAAKLRLDKKLYYVKLKNSTLKGFLNTILKDNDLNYTLNGNKLTISYLITRTFRIHYISGQRKGTSTANVTIASSSDTNSNMSGASGAGGAGGAGGAGGAGGMNGNMSGTGGDMSKTGISIETNDEFQFWKTVEKEVQRILIGAADGSTHYTRSSNDTWTGPDGKVWEYNPLAPVINPEAGMVTVTGTDRQINRVSQYIHTLTKQIKSQVLIDIRIISVAFDDSVTTGVDWSQLYSLQNLTANTLISAQKNIAKYDFDPSGLTTGEIGQNDLTDAHHFSVSSNVEVKDVVRFLSTQGDVKSVSSPRVMTLNNQPALISVGKELFYKLETLGALGGSATTNQNTAQGQQVDSVFAGILLDITPEIDDNGMITLKINPSVSDTVAPVTSQDGAERTIPPDLIRRQIASVIKVKDGEHAILGGLISSQTGFKDNHVPLLGDIPGLGTLFKRQEKINKVEELVFIITPHIVKNSKSVSLRDLGYSKLNEK, encoded by the coding sequence ATGAAAAAAGTACAAATATCACGGATTAAGTTTCTTATAGTATTCGCAATGCTCATAGGATTTACGCATAATCTATCAGCTGGAAGTTGTTCTACAAAGTTATTTAGTGTGACTATAGATAGTAAATTATCCATTAGAGATGTGATCGATAATCTTGCAGAAACGTGTGGGTTGAGTGTTATTATCAAGGATGATGCTGCAAAATTGCGTTTGGATAAAAAACTCTACTATGTAAAATTGAAAAATAGTACATTGAAAGGTTTTCTAAATACGATCCTTAAAGATAATGACTTGAATTATACATTAAATGGAAATAAACTGACGATTTCATATTTGATCACACGTACATTTCGTATCCATTATATTTCCGGACAAAGAAAAGGAACAAGTACTGCAAATGTTACTATAGCAAGTTCAAGTGACACTAATAGTAATATGAGTGGTGCTAGTGGTGCTGGTGGTGCTGGTGGTGCAGGTGGTGCAGGTGGTGCAGGTGGTATGAATGGTAATATGAGTGGTACTGGTGGTGATATGTCAAAGACAGGTATCAGCATAGAAACCAATGATGAGTTCCAATTCTGGAAGACGGTGGAAAAAGAGGTACAGCGTATCCTGATTGGTGCTGCAGATGGAAGTACACATTATACAAGATCAAGTAATGATACTTGGACCGGACCAGATGGTAAAGTATGGGAATACAATCCTTTAGCTCCTGTAATTAACCCAGAAGCTGGTATGGTTACAGTTACTGGTACAGATAGACAGATCAATAGAGTATCTCAATATATACATACATTAACAAAGCAAATCAAGTCGCAAGTTTTGATCGATATACGTATTATTAGTGTCGCTTTTGATGACAGTGTAACAACTGGTGTTGACTGGTCACAACTGTATTCATTACAAAATCTTACAGCAAATACATTAATCTCCGCACAAAAAAATATTGCGAAATATGACTTTGATCCTAGTGGATTAACTACAGGTGAAATAGGTCAAAATGATTTAACTGATGCACATCATTTCTCTGTTAGTTCAAATGTTGAAGTGAAGGACGTTGTCAGGTTCTTATCAACGCAAGGAGATGTGAAAAGTGTTTCAAGTCCTCGTGTTATGACATTGAACAATCAACCAGCACTTATTAGTGTGGGTAAGGAACTCTTCTATAAATTAGAAACTCTAGGTGCTTTAGGTGGAAGTGCGACTACAAATCAGAATACTGCTCAAGGACAACAAGTTGATTCTGTATTTGCAGGTATTCTCCTGGATATTACACCGGAGATTGATGACAATGGAATGATCACTCTGAAAATTAATCCATCAGTCTCTGATACAGTTGCTCCTGTCACAAGTCAAGATGGTGCAGAAAGAACGATCCCACCTGATCTTATAAGAAGACAAATTGCTTCTGTGATCAAAGTAAAAGATGGAGAACATGCTATTCTTGGAGGTTTGATATCAAGTCAAACAGGGTTCAAAGACAATCATGTGCCACTGTTGGGTGATATTCCTGGTCTAGGTACTTTATTTAAACGTCAAGAGAAAATTAATAAAGTAGAAGAGTTGGTATTTATTATTACACCACATATCGTTAAAAATTCTAAATCTGTTTCATTAAGAGATTTGGGATATTCAAAGTTAAATGAAAAGTAG